The following proteins come from a genomic window of Trifolium pratense cultivar HEN17-A07 linkage group LG4, ARS_RC_1.1, whole genome shotgun sequence:
- the LOC123923911 gene encoding zinc finger CCCH domain-containing protein 7-like: MTSITSRSVVDERTIQMPVSLQQETNTLLQWSDTKVEKAGERIFCVGSVRYIMDPSRRTLQRISDDESLSSASINLVCSCCFIF, encoded by the exons ATGACATCAATTACTTCACGCTCTG TGGTTGATGAACGGACTATCCAGATGCCGGTAAGTCTACAACAAGAGACAAATACTTTACTTCAGTGGTCAGATACCAAAGTAGAGAAAGCTG GAGAACGTATATTTTGTGTTGGTTCAGTTCGCTACATAATGGATCCTTCCAGGCGGACACTTCAGAGGATTTCAG ATGATGAATCCCTGTCCTCTGCCTCAATCAATCTGGTTTGCTCATgttgttttatcttttaa